The genomic stretch CCGAttgtcaattgatttaaaactaaataagtCACATGTGACTAAATAAAACAAGCGTTAATTATAGGTGCATTGCTGGATGACTTTAACTTTTCATGTTAAACATTTCAATAAGAATTGGTTAGCCGGCTTTAATAGGACTCAATCTGTATAAGGCTTCCTTGGAAGACAAATCTTTACCAAACACTATCTAGACCGTTGAATACCGTGTGTAAACTTACTGATTTTCTGTGTACTTTACAACATATTCATTATTAACCTGACCGTGTGTACATCCAAGGTGCAACTCCTGGCCTCATATCTCTCCTGCCAGTCGGCAAATAACATGAACTATCATAGCCATGTTGGTCATCCTATcgttttactgttggtaggacctcttgtgagtccgcgcgcgtaggtaccaccgccctgcctatttctgccgtgaagcagtaatgcgtttcggtttgaagggtggggcagccgttgtaactatactgagatcttagaacttatatctcgaggtgggtggcgcatttatgttgtagatgtctatgggttccaggaaccacttaaaaccaggtgggctgtgaactcgtccacccgtctaagctataaaaaaaaaacttcatacaTTTGTAACACCTaaaaacacataactatcatttcGTTACATAAGATTTGTTTACATTGCATTAATTcttcataaattaaatttaaaatatcatttatttcagataaGCCCCTTGCTTGCCATAAAGTGGTAGTGAAAGCTATAAAGCTACAAAATGGAGATTTGGCCAAGATGTACTATTGTAAGTCTTGCATGATATATGTGCCAAATATCAATGACTTCAAATCGAAACCATGCAAGATCTGTGAGTACATAAATACTAAACACCTTAACTATAAATGTAAACACAACCTGACACTTTTTCTTTAGAGAAATTACGTAATGGGAGGGAGTATGGTAGGTGTGTTCCAACCCTGTACAGGGAGATAACCATGCTGTCTGTCGTGAGGCAAACATAATCATTCCCATTGGGAGTCTATGGCAGTCATTTACTATTAgaaaattgagacttcaacgtTTAGTCTCAGCTTAGATTCAGTGACTATTTACTATACTTAATGCGAGGGCCATGAGCTATTCTGCTCATTTAAGATAAATGGGGCTATATTTAAATGCACTACTGTTTAAAAGATAAAACGTTTCTATAAACATAATCAGAAACTTATATTAAGTTGCTATTTGATTAAAACCTTCAACAGTGCAGTAACCGGATTCTGGAGGGATCAATtgtcattttaattgttttaattatttaactgaTGAAAGGGCAGAACAGTTTGTTTACAAAATTCATAACAGTAAGATTTTGAACTGAGGATGATTCCaagattgtaaaaaaatatataagcgaCAAATCtaatgttgtttaatttttctctttttcaGTGAAGTACGCATGTCCGCATTGTTCAGCCGTATATGAGAATTCGAAATCACTACATGCACATATGAAAATTCATAAACCAAAACAAGGTAAAGAATTATAGACCTATTTAAGGAGTTGAGATGTTTTTTGAAGCGATTTACACGAGACATGACAGTTGAAATTTTTTGataattgtataattattatttcaataatagtcACGTACAATATCTAAAGTAGATACCACAAATATGGTATATGGCGGGTAGATCAGCTCTGAAGCAGAGTACACATCTTGTTTCATTCAAACCattgaattatttgtataattacATCACTGTGCTGCATCATATCGCTGTATCAGGAACTTCTTAGATATACAGAAAGACATTTGCTAATTAGATTTTGTTTGTCTCACTGTTTTGTATGTCAGTCATCAACACAGTAGACGAGCACCGTTTATAAAATTTCGTCTAAGGTGGTTAAACCAGTGCGGCAACAAGCGTGGATAAGCAaataataagcaaaaaaaaaagatcaatgtCTAGAGTTATTATGTattagcaatataaaaaaaagctaatttaTGGAGGTTGTGTTAGACGAGCATAAGTCGATAGAACTAGCCCTTTTATACCAGTCATCACATTTATAGAGATTATTTTAACACATCCAGATCACGAAGCGTCacgttaatttaaataaatttaaattcgtagttttttttagataataatGCAGAAGCACCGTTGACATATGAATGTGAACTATGTTGCACGGTGTTTTCAACTAATAAATCGTTGAAACTACACAAACGGATGCACGATCCACAAAAGTAAGAGAACCATTATTTGATTACAATAGGACTTGTTTACAAACATTCGTTTTCTTATTCCGGCCCTCTGTGGGTCGTACTGTGTTGCCATCATCGTTGATAATATTTTAGAGACCTTAAGATTCGTTTCTCAGTTGGGAAACGTGAAagaacgtaattttttttttttgtggccaTACGCTGTggaaattttaacttttttatttttttcagagcCCGCCCCATTGAGCTTCCCGTGAACAGCAAGGACGGTACCGAGTCGTCAGGCAAACGGTTCTTGTGCCGCGTGTGCAATAAACTAATACCAATCGAATATTTGACCGTCCATCAGAATTCTCATAAAACGAACAACATGTTCAACTGCAGTATCTGCAACAAGAAGTTCAACTCAAACGAGTATCTAGAGATGCATATGAACGTACATAATTTAGAAAAGGTCAGTGAACTAAAATCTTTggttatacaataaataaatatgtccaTAAAATATTCGGCTTTTCAttaatcataatatttaattataatttattaaaacttgaGATAGAATAATTGTTTCCTAAACAGTGTTTTCCAGGCAAATagtcatagattttttttttagaacaatttagtgcgttttaaataataataataataataataaataatagtcgaAAAATAAAGGAGTGTAGTAATAGCTATGACGTAATTTACATAATCATTGGGTACGAACATCGACActaatatattgaaataaggtCTTAAGCCTTTTGGTCTATTGGCCTCTTCGACTGAAAAcattttaactttattaaaaGTGAAATGAATATTGACCCCAATGtcaacatattttttaggtgtatctcgtttttatttttaattatttaatgcagtttttataaatgaaaatataacgaaattatacaaaaaggtattttttaacacaaataaaaatgaattagctGTTGTTGTTTTAACGTGAATCATGATTGTTACCTCTTAAATATGAAAAGATATGATTTTTCATAACTTGATCCATTTATTCCCAGGTAACGGTAAACAAACAGGACAAATCGCTTCCGTACAATTGTCTTTATTGCCACAGAAGGTTCGCCAGACCGCACGAGAAGGTCAAACATGAGAGGATACACACAGGTCAGTACGTTAGGGCAATCAAAATCTTTTACTGTAGGAAGGTttacgacgaagggaagatcttccaccgagcaggtgatattgctcggtagaccgacggtccaaatgtttttgctcggaacttgtatacatgtatgcaagcttatcttgtaaACATTCGTAAAATTCAACAATCTGTCAAAGAATATTGTATGATGGATATCCGCCACAGTAAATAAACTGACAGGTCGTTGGGGCATTAAAAGTATGACACTTGCTCGTATGTAACTTAATAAGACAGTATGATCGTTAGTACGTATTTTTAACACAAGCTACTCCTTTGCCTGAGAATAAAAAGATGGTTTCATTATTTcgtaatttcaaatttatcgCAAGAGAAACCGCAGTACACGTCTAGCATTATATAATACCAACACCCGAGCAGTAATTTAATACATAACTGCAGATCCCTTTCATACCAGTGAATATTATGATGAAATGATTGTGGCTTGTTGGTTTGCAAGTGGGGTGCGGGTTCGCGCGTCATACCACCGATTGAATTGAAACGTTGTGATGGCATCCATGTCTGTACCTACTGTATATGGGGTCGTTTCATTTATACCATCGCACCGTCCTCcttggagcagagttcatccatactacccaGAGAACCATTGGGTACATCCACAGAATATTTCCAGATacctttttgccacgtatcatccggcttcGGGATGAACCCCCCTTAAGCTAAcgaggctttttttattttttattttgcttagatggatggacgagcttactgcccatctggtgttaagtgattactggagcccatagatatctacaacgtaaatgcgcgacccaccttgagatataagttctaagatctcagtatagttagaacggctgccctatccttcaaaccgaaacgcattactgcttcacggcagaaataggcagggcgttggtacctactcgcgtggactcacaagaggtcctaccaccagtaattacgcaaatcataatttttgcgggtttgatttttgttacacgatgttattcctttacagtggaagtcaatcgtgaacatttgttgattacgtatttcattagaaaaattggtacccgcctgggattcgaacaccggtgcatcgctcaacacgaatgcaccggacgtcttatcctttaggccacgatgacttaccGAAAGTACTTAGTGGTAGACAGCGGTTAGGCTTAACTCTTGGCATTGCTGGTGTCTATGAACGACGCTAACCGCCAACATTAGTTGGGCCGTACCCTCCTCTGCCTacgagtgcaataaaaaatcacaCACGAATATTGCTACAAGCCCTGTCTAGTTGAGAGACGATGAGTTAAACAAAGTAATAATTTGTTTCAGGCGAGAAGCCCCACTCATGTGAGATATGCGGGAAATCTTTCAGAGTCTCGTACTGCCTCACGCTGCACATGCGCACGCACACCGGAGCTAGACCCTACGAATGTCCGCATTGTGGGAAAAGGTACATTTATTGAACAGTTACTAAGTGCACGGTACAAATAGCGTTATTgacattaaagaaaaaaaaaggaaatgggTAGTGGATATTGCTGTACTCTAGATAGGTCACCTcgcgttaagtggtcactgaaatAGGTATGCCAATGTGAACGAAGCTACCCACTGCACgaagtcgaaatttcaattgtatcgGTCCTGTCTCACGTTTAATGCCGGGGCGAATGACTATTGAGATTACCCTACATCGTGCGATCAGTGAAACCGTATAATATAAAAGCTATACATCTATTAATAAAAAGCCGTGACGTGTAGTAACTCAGAAtgaatactgttacgcgctgggattcgggataaataaaacttctagcgaaatacaaattaaaactatatttaacaCCTAGAACACTTaaggaacactttaaaattctcaattcacttcttccgtttcgcttcagatgagccgttcgctgtttcgcttcgagtagaaccgTTTACTCACTGCCTTCGTTttatccctgcaacgcttttataggcGATACgatatccctagaattatcgagaacattcctgacaAATCCAGTAgattcgatatgtgtttccgctattttataatagatggcgctgcacTTGTCGAGCGTTCTCGGTTTTActagttcatttttatattcgtATATGCTCTTACCGGTGAACAATAATTTATGTTCAGGTTTAAAGCGCACAGCGTGTACAACCACCATTTGCTGACCCACTCCGACGTCAGAGCCTACAAGTGTCCTTACTGTCCTAAAGCGTTCAAGACATCGGTGCAACTCGCCGGACATAAAAATTCTCACACGAAGCCGTTTTCGTGTCAGCACTGTAACAggtaacaaattataattaaaactataaaaaggAATTCAATGAACGGGTTAGAATCAATTACAATGTTATTAAATGTAAAACTGAacgatttgaattaaaaaaaattgaaatagtgATTTATATAATTGATAAGTGATAAGTTGGGTTATATCTATGTTACATAACGTAACATAacataacgtaaaaaaaacgCTATAAATTTGTCATCAACGCCAgcgatgcaataaataaaagatgaaagCTTAAGATTCCAACCTAAGGCCACTCCCAAGTGTCACTGACATGGGTCCTTCGTAAACTTCttatatctatatttttgtattagcGTACTGCATCGCTTCGCTCGTATAGaactacaaataaatataaacaacaaatataataaatgaataattaattagaaaaaaatcttacctGGTCAATACGATCACTAACTAAGATTCTCTTTACTATTAGACAAAGAATAAACGAACTTCTTCATGTAACTgaccgatgtgggaatcgaacctgcGACCCTTGGCCCAGCAGTTAGGGCGCTAATCACTGCTCCACCCAGTCCCAAaccgattattatttttcaaaatttcaatgcCCTTATTTCCCGGCAGGCCCTTCGCATCGCTGTACGCCGTCCGAGTGCACACGGAGACGCACTTGCGCCAGAACAACTTGAAGTTCTCGTGCTCGTTGTGCGGCGCCAGTTACGCGCGAGCCTTCGCCCTCAACGACCACATGAAGCAAGCGCACAAGGCGGTCGTCAACCCCACCGAGGCCTTGGTAAACATACACTCTTGTTTTCCCACATATCCTTCTTCATACGagccttgtggagagtacttaacggtaggtagcggtttggctctgctcctggcattgctaaagtccatgggcgatggtacttaccatcaggtgggccgtatgctcgtctgcttacaggggcaataaaataaaaataaaaaaaacctatgccAATAGCCTTGAAaagctattttagcttcaccctagcgtgtaggtgagagctcacggggctcaaaccggaagtgttgctaacactggccctagcaagagcagtgcttcgctgaatctaccgccggatcggaaacgcgacccactgagaagatccggcgagaaactcatagGGCTGGTAAACTtacacatttattttctatacgtatatataaattaatgtttcaTTGTAAGTTTGTCCATAAtgcgttttttaaataatttgtcgATTACGATAAAAATACAGTCGCTGATAACATTTCACTGAAGGTTTCTGTAATAGTACCGCTGTCGTGCTACAGGTGGCGTAAGCGTACTTGCAACAACAACGTTTTAGTACATTGAACTGCCTTAAGATAGGATTTTCTCTTGTCCAGCCAAGAACGAATACGTTATAAACTGTTTTTCATATCTAACATTAATCAGAGTTTTGCACATTGACAATCGCACAGTAATAAAGACTCTTCTGTGTTGTATAATCAAAGGAGTAATTTGCATTGTTTGTAGACGGTCAATGACGATAAGTGGGTCATCATAAGCGACACAGAGGACATACAAGATCTGAACAAGGATCTGTCACAAGACGTAAGTTTTACGTATTTCGGTGACAAATAGAGTTGGTAATAATAATGCATGCGAATAGAATGTTTGGCTCCTTGATTTAGTCCTCCGCTGTAGCGATGACTTTGATTTGGTTCGCCCACCGTAAAACCCGTATGCATTTGGAACACGACAAACGATTTTTTATAACAAGAAAATGCGTTTATAttgaaagataaaaataaatgctatCGTAATGTATACGGGGTCCCGTAGAAATCTGagaatgacttttttttaaggCTAcccacaattaaaattaatttggcATTTGTAGCATAAGTTAGTTGCCCTGTAATTTCAACCTTCGAAATGATAAATgtgttcacgagtgctcaccGTTGATCAATCTGTATATTTACATTGTTAGAATGTACTTTTAAATACGTTCTTGGCGTTCATGATCAGCAGTATCTGATTGATACGAACCTAATTGAAAGCGTGCAGGTCCTGTCTTGAATAATTGTTTTTCtaccatttttttatgtttttgttcggaAGAGAAAACAGAGTAGTATAAATACTAGTCACGCTTGATTCAGCCCGATAAACTATTTCGTTCTGAAGTATGTCTAAATTACCCAGTTTAATTAAAGACGTGTTCATTCATCAGTAAAGACAGATAAAGAAGTAATTTTCATTTAGTCCTAGAAACTTACgcattaattgtttattttttatagatatatatataagatttgTTTATTAGTGCTTGGTAACTCAAATCTATATTATAAAGAGTACAAATTTGTAgcggtttgaagtcgtcgtggtctaaaggataagatgacCAGTGTACTGGTgttagggcctcttgtgagtcagaaAGCAGAaatgcgtgaagcagtaatgcgtttcggtttgaagggtggagcagccgttgtaactatactgagaccttagaacttatgtctcaaggtgggtggcgcatttacgttgtagatgtccatgggctccagtaaccacttaacaccaggtgggctgtgaactcgtccacccacctaagcaataaaaaaaagtactattgaGCGACGTGACTGTGGGTTCAAACCCCGCAAGCAGGTGCAATTTTTGGAAGGAAATTACGTACATAACACATGTTcgggaatgaaaaaaaaaatacaaaaaaaactgcaatatttATAAAGTTGCGTAATTATTAGTAGTaggaataattttaaattttcgcgAGTAGATACAACCATCCTGTTTATTTCCGCCGCCCAAACGGTCTTCTGTTTCGTTTGGAACAGTCTTCATAAAACCTCATGTCTCGATGTGTATGATGGCATTTACCTTGTGATGGCAACACTATGTGAGCTTGTTCATATGTCAAcgctataaaaattaaaataaaacgtaaaaaataaCTTCTTCACTCCGTAGACTTTCGCTTTCCCTTagtctattctttttttttttttttttcctacctaagctgatagccttaggggctatttcagcgtaaccgtggctagtaggtgagctcacggggctcaaacctgatgacgttgctaacacgaaccctagcaagagccgtgcttcgcagaatctaccaccggatcggaaacgcgacccacctcaaacctgatgacgttgctaacacgaaccttagcaagagccgtgcttcttATATATGTGCTCTTCCATCCACTGCAAAGATAAAACCATAGATGTTCAAACATCGTACAAAAATCGTGCTAACTTCAACATCTTACACGCTATATTAGCTTAAGTAGTATATGTAGTTGAtttaaatcctttttttatatattctgtGATTAATACTTAGATCCGCTATTATCCTACATAGTTTCTTTAACGGTAAATTAGACAAAAACACACCTATTTTTAATCGCAGATagcaataccaaataaaatctaaaaatagtGAAGTAATTTAGTAATATCAAGGCGCTATATTTTCTAAAGCGTGTCTTTTATGAGGAACCATTTTTCGGCATATTGTCACTACGCACCGTgtcctttaattatttttgttctttttttttcaggtatcagACCTCGGAATCGGCGCAGACACATTAATAATTCCTTAAACGTgtcaaaaattacatttaaaagttccatatttgttttttatatttataacaaaatcaaaatttaatcaaaataactcaatcaaatttcatttcatatatatataaatatgtggttttcttatatttttaccgttacattaaaatgtatataattagGTAGTCAatatttgcaatattttttatgaGACTTAGTAATCAATTGGAAAAGTGAATGAAAATAGCAACGTATAATTAACTTTTacctattttttaaaataaaatattaaaatacagatAATTTAGGTTAGAATTAGTGATTACAAATTTTGAGTATcctgtataaaaaaattatggacGCGAATCTGTAAAGTGATTGTGAATGAAgtgtttttcattatttatttgttgttcgCAAGGGCTAGGTATGATTATAAATCCAGCCGTCTCTGCGACTCACGTGGTTCTATTATGACAGCCTCAGGGTGCTAAATATCCCTCCAAATCCAGCATAAACTGGACTATCCTTCACGtgcaaagaaaataaatactcAATGAAGACTACGTATTTTATGCTGCCTAACGTGCAGCAGTCACAAATAGGCTTCCCCTCCTCACAATATTTCCAGACTGGATCAGCTGCGAAATCCAGCTGTTTCATATGCCTTCGCAACTTCCAAAGAAATCACTAGAACTctcaattgaggccgtcagtgtaaaagtggcctaacccagaattgttcatattcgtgcttatatattgcaatttctttaaaacataataaaattggaTGCAAAAACGGTTATCCCTAGTTTCACACATCGATAACAGATTGccttgtaaacattatttttgcgcgaaTGAGTTTTGGCTACGAAGTAAATGTTAATTCATATCTCATTATCTGCatactatggtaagcttaggtcaCTTTTACCGTAACCCCTACAGACTACTTCCCGAGCGTTTTAAGCGTCGAATCGAATGGCTTAGACATAAAGTTTTCCTAGTGTTCTTTACCAGAATCCGATTTCAATACATGCGCAGGCGTTCAATTCATAGTGTGCTGCGGAGGTGTCTTTACGCCGACCCTGTTCAATTTGTTCACAATTTATTGTTCAAACCCTCTCGGTGGAAGACCTTTTCTTTGTGGTTCACTATACCTTCCACTAACCACTGAccccttttttccctacctatgctgatagccttaagaggctatatcagcttctccctGACATGTaggggagctcacggggctcaaaccgggtgtgttgctaacactgagcaTCGGATCAGAaacgtgaccggtgcttgtggtacctaaaagcaccgttaatagatcgggaggatccgtaataacgtgtttagggcgacgtcgactgtttaccattcggtctacggGATCGGGTGTGAGGACCCCTGATATCCAATAGGTTAGTTGGTTTTTGCGACGATTTAGAGATATgtgcatttaaattaaaattgttccaCATTCAATATCCTCCAGTCAGTGAACAACGAGATAAGACGCGCACTCACACAAATCATTGGCCTCAAATTGATGACGTAGGAGACGTTTATGACGTCAGCGCTCTGATCGAACCTTACCGTTTAACATTCACCAATAATTAGGGATTTTCTAggataaatttaattatcagcttactttaatattaatgtattcagAATTGGCAgcagaatatatttttatttatttaaatttataaaaaatgatgtATACCACAAAATGCAtttgaattacaatttatttcatataatataataacataaaacaaCGTAAGTatgaattttgttaaaataaaacttgatcTCTGAACCTTTACGTTGcaactataatttattgtcaGTCAAATAATGATTTTTGTTCAGAGCTAAGTCGGATCCGACTTGGGTGATTTAGATTTGAAGGCCACCGCGCCAcgagatcgttttttttttgtgtgcccgTATATAACTGATACAACAAGGACAAATCtaatgttttcaaaataatatgaaatataatagATACATAGACTCGAAAGACATTGCCCACTTTCGGCACTCGTGTAAAAAAACGCATTTAATAAAGAACCCTAACAACAGATAATctgtattaaaacaataacgAAACAAATCCTATTTTTTGAAATTACATTTAagatttaatttgtaatttcgtaaaaaactggtgttcgaatatttttttacgttttgcTTATGTGGTCAGACTAAATAGACAGATTTAAATGACTCGGAaattgtgaaattaaaatattaaacgtGAGATTAATCTGTAAAAGTGttgcagttttaattatgatgaTCGTAACCATGGCTCGCGAAAATCAATAATTAACAATTGCCAATAACTGTATTACATTTAAACTGTATGAAATTTATGAACtgaaataattgaataaaatatatcatgttatttttgtgtaaaCAAGTTATCGATGCTAGTTTCATTCGCTTACGAAAAAAAGATACTAGGAATAGTCCAGGGGTTGACCTAGTGAGTTGTGATGTCACGTTAATAAAAGTATGGAAATATaaaatgttgtatttttttacccCATCTAAATATACAGTGAGGTAATGCGAAGATTTATTTTTCTtccataaaaatcaaattactcCTAATCAAGCAACATCAATAAATACCTATATTGTGTTCCAAATCCAAATCGCTTCGATTTGACGAATGAAGAAGTAAGCATAAAAATGTCATATCAATGCACCCAcagtgcaataataataataataatataactcgttat from Bombyx mori chromosome 3, ASM3026992v2 encodes the following:
- the LOC101746212 gene encoding zinc finger protein 892 isoform X1 — translated: MEDSNIKCPVCCDRTFDSKSTLLEHLINILKNLYCPICDNKQATLVHLVDHLTQNDCQKEKEELKEFSVILQDQTDNIKNEHFEVLSSETVDQSAKGNTTPTHALDAQIDGNDVGKMYVELIGKELMKPCLQTQELKLVKEDGESRYMIITHPTNRNIENTIVTKQNNDGTISLTVKDVVGESDNLTALRVEEKELNQEENIYSCNTCGVSFSSVLEHIQNYHNDQEVVVEEPIDEVENKLTYDPMQTEDENGQDKQISRRVITETGDILEAPLLTNSNPLMSEEPIEDPLADSSELSSLLNNQSEFTSKIVLIEDLENTMEEEKQDKPLACHKVVVKAIKLQNGDLAKMYYCKSCMIYVPNINDFKSKPCKILKYACPHCSAVYENSKSLHAHMKIHKPKQDNNAEAPLTYECELCCTVFSTNKSLKLHKRMHDPQKARPIELPVNSKDGTESSGKRFLCRVCNKLIPIEYLTVHQNSHKTNNMFNCSICNKKFNSNEYLEMHMNVHNLEKVTVNKQDKSLPYNCLYCHRRFARPHEKVKHERIHTGEKPHSCEICGKSFRVSYCLTLHMRTHTGARPYECPHCGKRFKAHSVYNHHLLTHSDVRAYKCPYCPKAFKTSVQLAGHKNSHTKPFSCQHCNRPFASLYAVRVHTETHLRQNNLKFSCSLCGASYARAFALNDHMKQAHKAVVNPTEALTVNDDKWVIISDTEDIQDLNKDLSQDVSDLGIGADTLIIP
- the LOC101746212 gene encoding zinc finger protein 252 isoform X3 — protein: MYVELIGKELMKPCLQTQELKLVKEDGESRYMIITHPTNRNIENTIVTKQNNDGTISLTVKDVVGESDNLTALRVEEKELNQEENIYSCNTCGVSFSSVLEHIQNYHNDQEVVVEEPIDEVENKLTYDPMQTEDENGQDKQISRRVITETGDILEAPLLTNSNPLMSEEPIEDPLADSSELSSLLNNQSEFTSKIVLIEDLENTMEEEKQDKPLACHKVVVKAIKLQNGDLAKMYYCKSCMIYVPNINDFKSKPCKILKYACPHCSAVYENSKSLHAHMKIHKPKQDNNAEAPLTYECELCCTVFSTNKSLKLHKRMHDPQKARPIELPVNSKDGTESSGKRFLCRVCNKLIPIEYLTVHQNSHKTNNMFNCSICNKKFNSNEYLEMHMNVHNLEKVTVNKQDKSLPYNCLYCHRRFARPHEKVKHERIHTGEKPHSCEICGKSFRVSYCLTLHMRTHTGARPYECPHCGKRFKAHSVYNHHLLTHSDVRAYKCPYCPKAFKTSVQLAGHKNSHTKPFSCQHCNRPFASLYAVRVHTETHLRQNNLKFSCSLCGASYARAFALNDHMKQAHKAVVNPTEALTVNDDKWVIISDTEDIQDLNKDLSQDVSDLGIGADTLIIP
- the LOC101746212 gene encoding zinc finger protein 892 isoform X2: MEDSNIKCPVCCDRTFDSKSTLLEHLINILKNLYCPICDNKQATLVHLVDHLTQNDCQKEKEELKEFSVILQDQTDNIKNEHFEVLSSETVDQSAKGNTTPTHALDAQIDGNDVGKMYVELIGKELMKPCLQTQELKLVKEDGESRYMIITHPTNRNIENTIVTKQNNDGTISLTVKDVVGESDNLTALRVEEKELNQEENIYSCNTCGVSFSSVLEHIQNYHNDQEVVVEEPIDEVENKLTYDPMQTEDENGQDKQISRRVITETGDILEAPLLTNSNPLMSEEPIEDPLADSSELSSLLNNQSEFTSKIVLIEDLENTMEEEKQDKPLACHKVVVKAIKLQNGDLAKMYYCKSCMIYVPNINDFKSKPCKILKYACPHCSAVYENSKSLHAHMKIHKPKQDNNAEAPLTYECELCCTVFSTNKSLKLHKRMHDPQKARPIELPVNSKDGTESSGKRFLCRVCNKLIPIEYLTVHQNSHKTNNMFNCSICNKKFNSNEYLEMHMNVHNLEKVTVNKQDKSLPYNCLYCHRRFARPHEKVKHERIHTGEKPHSCEICGKSFRVSYCLTLHMRTHTGARPYECPHCGKRFKAHSVYNHHLLTHSDVRAYKCPYCPKAFKTSVQLAGHKNSHTKPFSCQHCNRPFASLYAVRVHTETHLRQNNLKFSCSLCGASYARAFALNDHMKQAHKAVVNPTEALVSDLGIGADTLIIP